The following proteins are encoded in a genomic region of Aquella oligotrophica:
- a CDS encoding linear amide C-N hydrolase, producing MRQKKLKNSIVFGALVLTGIVQSALACTDVNIQAKNGAVVAGRTMEWAYEMKWQLLYYPKGSKFKLSSPSGSNLPSREMTGKYDVLGIGSGLAGNTLLEGQNSEGLGLSGNFLPGYTEYETVTKQDKNYMSILEFGRFILANYKSVADVEKDVTKYKVFGADVPGIPVKPTVHYLITDRTGNSIVIEFINGQMKIFDKSIGVMTNAPNYDWHLTNIRNYVNLTSSGGNVAKVSSLGDVTGFSQGTSSFGLPGDYTSPSRFVRTTFLKYYSTQPNDAKGAVNLVDHILNTVDIPIGVVSDKQGSNTYNDYTQWIAVKDLQNNQLNFSDYTHRSNFIVVDMTKLAGQKEIVYPINKLIYPNNDITSSLMK from the coding sequence ATGAGGCAGAAAAAATTGAAAAATAGTATTGTTTTTGGAGCTCTAGTGCTCACAGGCATCGTTCAATCCGCATTAGCTTGTACAGATGTAAATATTCAAGCTAAAAATGGCGCTGTTGTAGCTGGACGTACGATGGAGTGGGCATATGAAATGAAGTGGCAATTATTGTATTATCCGAAGGGCAGTAAATTTAAATTATCATCACCATCTGGTAGTAATTTACCTTCTAGAGAAATGACAGGTAAATATGATGTTTTGGGTATTGGTTCTGGACTTGCTGGGAATACTCTTCTTGAAGGACAAAATTCTGAAGGTTTGGGATTAAGTGGGAATTTCCTCCCGGGATATACAGAATATGAGACAGTAACGAAACAGGATAAGAATTACATGTCTATACTAGAATTTGGACGCTTTATTTTGGCAAATTATAAATCTGTAGCAGATGTAGAGAAGGATGTAACAAAATATAAAGTCTTTGGTGCTGATGTACCGGGAATTCCGGTTAAGCCAACTGTTCATTACTTGATTACTGACCGAACAGGAAATTCTATCGTCATCGAATTTATAAATGGACAGATGAAAATATTTGACAAGAGTATTGGGGTAATGACAAATGCACCAAACTATGACTGGCATTTAACAAATATTCGAAATTATGTAAATTTAACTAGTAGTGGTGGTAATGTGGCAAAAGTTTCATCTCTGGGTGATGTTACAGGTTTTAGTCAGGGAACATCTTCTTTTGGGCTTCCTGGTGATTATACATCTCCATCAAGATTTGTCAGAACAACATTTCTGAAATATTACTCGACTCAACCAAATGATGCAAAGGGTGCAGTGAACTTGGTTGATCATATCTTGAATACCGTTGATATTCCGATTGGGGTTGTCTCAGATAAGCAAGGTTCTAATACCTACAATGATTATACACAATGGATTGCGGTTAAAGACTTACAAAATAATCAGCTTAATTTTTCTGACTATACACATAGAAGTAATTTTATTGTAGTTGATATGACGAAATTAGCTGGACAGAAAGAAATAGTTTATCCCATAAATAAACTTATTTATCCAAATAATGATATAACTTCAAGCTTAATGAAATAA
- a CDS encoding MarC family protein, giving the protein MLGKFLIVGVLLLVSISVVVVFMLANYIARALGYMGVIVLTKLMGLIIAAIACEMIVSGLKAVIPILVRAAN; this is encoded by the coding sequence ATTTTAGGTAAATTTCTGATTGTTGGGGTCTTGCTACTGGTAAGTATTTCTGTAGTTGTCGTATTTATGCTAGCAAATTATATTGCTCGCGCGCTTGGATATATGGGGGTTATTGTCCTTACTAAATTAATGGGGCTTATTATTGCGGCAATTGCGTGTGAAATGATTGTCTCTGGATTGAAGGCAGTTATACCAATTCTAGTTCGAGCTGCCAATTAA
- a CDS encoding NAD(P)-dependent oxidoreductase, with amino-acid sequence MLLILIYRLLLGVNLPKKIERVDCYAGDKAPDLFLARTDILICMLPLTDATRDILNLELFRRLKPNAYIMNLGRGEHLVEESKISEKTINPNRIKSLGISPLALPMIVGPAAIVMVILY; translated from the coding sequence ATGCTACTAATCTTGATCTACAGGTTATTGCTTGGAGTAAATCTTCCAAAAAAAATTGAGCGAGTTGATTGTTATGCTGGAGACAAAGCGCCAGACTTATTTCTGGCAAGGACAGATATTCTGATTTGTATGCTACCATTAACTGATGCAACCCGAGATATTTTAAATCTGGAACTATTTAGGCGGCTAAAACCTAATGCATATATCATGAATCTTGGTCGTGGTGAACATCTTGTTGAAGAAAGTAAAATATCAGAGAAGACGATTAATCCAAATCGAATTAAAAGTTTGGGTATAAGCCCACTTGCTCTCCCAATGATAGTTGGTCCGGCTGCAATTGTAATGGTAATTCTCTATTGA